The Girardinichthys multiradiatus isolate DD_20200921_A chromosome 6, DD_fGirMul_XY1, whole genome shotgun sequence genome window below encodes:
- the rnf182 gene encoding E3 ubiquitin-protein ligase RNF182, whose translation MLELQNIEDVGSSCPHMDVLGSDEMECKICYAAYNLESCRPKVLECCHRLCSNCLIRILDLGESPPNALVCPFCRYVTRLLGDAVRNLPDDCNLVAKLDLQSRNQRNLLIHQDSTTELLLSPRCLNSLMGANLSGMSYTSSTLPYSTMRSSPNFVVITLRESPPASTPTRDLCVSPCRLNQDSSSLDSLASISQRLTMWNCTALLCKTLAQVLVWVLGLLYFSSLPMGIYLLIMQRTTVGVLLVSLVPASLVMILVYGFCQCICYELWHCWPP comes from the coding sequence ATGCTTGAGCTGCAGAACATTGAAGATGTTGGCAGTTCCTGTCCCCACATGGATGTACTTGGTTCTGATGAGATGGAGTGCAAGATCTGCTACGCTGCTTATAATCTGGAGAGCTGCAGGCCAAAAGTGCTTGAGTGTTGCCACCGTCTTTGCTCCAACTGCTTGATTAGGATCCTGGACCTGGGTGAGTCACCCCCGAACGCCCTGGTGTGTCCATTCTGTCGTTATGTCACCAGATTGCTTGGAGACGCTGTGAGGAATCTGCCTGATGACTGCAACCTGGTGGCAAAGCTTGATCTCCAAAGCAGGAATCAGAGAAACCTCCTGATCCACCAGGACTCCACGACAGAGTTGCTCCTCAGCCCAAGGTGCCTGAACTCACTAATGGGAGCTAACCTTTCTGGCATGTCCTACACTTCCTCCACCCTCCCCTACTCCACCATGAGGAGCTCTCCTAACTTTGTAGTCATCACTCTCAGGGAGTCTCCACCAGCCTCCACACCGACTCGTGACCTCTGCGTCAGTCCTTGCAGACTGAACCAAGACTCATCCAGTCTGGACTCTTTGGCATCCATCTCACAGAGGTTGACTATGTGGAACTGCACAGCTCTCCTGTGCAAGACCTTGGCCCAGGTTCTGGTGTGGGTTCTGGGGCTCCTGTACTTTAGCTCGCTGCCGATGGGGATTTATCTGCTCATCATGCAGAGGACCACAGTTGGGGTGCTGTTGGTAAGCCTGGTGCCTGCTAGCCTCGTCATGATTCTGGTCTATGGGTTCTGTCAGTGCATCTGCTATGAGCTATGGCACTGCTGGCCACCATAA
- the LOC124870234 gene encoding transmembrane and coiled-coil domains protein 1-like → MSRLKPVSQRDMDEVCENEDGSQMCSSSVCADTFQSSQTQSSDSNRSTAFNEDEYPGLDSVIYEIQEVRKIQKNLEKCLQALQTTYHQDHIMIHQALEEEKSRWNLLEQKLIDQTELNQRETEDLKEEITSTKEMIEYQSNDRIKEFFVELETCQNHLLRLELQQQQQVHMETPEEITAQTILGKVIKGLLVVTSALLAFVCTVSHAVLFFKSSSQILSTLLLAVLLLLIIKYFFQS, encoded by the exons ATGAGCCGTCTAAAGCCAG TCTCACAGCGCGACATGGACGAGGTCTGTGAAAATGAAGATGGCAGCCAGATGTGCTCATCATCAGTTTGTGCAGATACATTCCAGTCCAGTCAGACACAAAGCAGTGACAGTAACAGGTCTACTGCTTTCAACGAGGATGAATACCCAGGTTTGGATTCTGTGATCTATGAGATCCAAGAGGTCAGAAAGATCCAAAAGAACCTTGAGAAATGCCTGCAAGCCTTGCAAACCACATATCACCAGGACCACATCATGATCCACCAGGCCctagaagaagaaaaatcaag GTGGAATCTTTTAGAGCAGAAACTCATTGATCAGACTGAACTTAATCAGAGGGAAACAGAGGACTTAAAAGAAGAGATAACCAgcacaaaggagatgattgaaTATCAGTCTAATGACAGAATAAAGGAGTTTTTT GTGGAGCTGGAGACATGTCAGAACCATCTCCTGAGGcttgagctgcagcagcaacaacaggtGCATATGGAGACACCTGAGGAAATCACAGCACAGACCATTCTTGGAAAAGTTATCAAAGGGCTGCTTGTTGTTACGTCAGCTCTCTTAGCATTTGTGTGTACAGTGAGCCACGctgtcttgttttttaaatcatccaGCCAAATTCTCTCTACTCTGCTCTTAGCAGTCCTTCTCCTCCTCATCATAAAGTACTTTTTCCAGAGTTAG